One Rhizoctonia solani chromosome 3, complete sequence genomic region harbors:
- a CDS encoding CsbD domain-containing protein produces the protein METAARVPEAHHKQQAPVEPVAATGPASTVNTNTTATGQNQESPGYIQTARETLASIAGTVQNAVGIETPSSTLHNIANNAKIDASMPSSESSGAKPGEHVGGVGALPGDNKEEGIARLPAERMSVPSREHEGTFPGEKSGGVGALPGSLNESGVALLPDERGTQVKEDVQSSTRAAAHPTSEKPDKQDLKTAAAHPVETAKQARRGSTSSTSSSEGEQDPNAPKRKTTLKNKVAGGVKAAVGKIKKDEEMYAEGQAQRGH, from the exons ATGGAAACTGCCGCTCGCGTCCCTGAAGCTC ACCACAAGCAACAAGCACCTGTGGAACCTGTGGCAGCTACTGGCCCTGCATCCACCGTCAACACAAACACTACCGCAACCGGCCAGAACCAAGAATCTCCCGGGTATATTCAGACGGCGCGTGAGACTCTTGCATCCATCGCTGGTACCGTACAGAACGCAGTGGGCATTG AAACCCCTTCATCCACGCTACACAACATTGCCAATAATGCTAAAATCGATGCCTCCATGCCTTCTTCGGAATCGTCTGGCGCTAAGCCTGGTGAGCATGTGGGCGGAGTCGGTGCCTTGCCAGGCGACAACAAGGAGGAGGGCATCGCCCGTCTTCCTGCAGAGCGCATGAGTGTACCCAGCCGTGAACACGAGGGAACCTTCCCTGGCGAGAAGAGTGGTGGCGTTGGTGCCTTGCCTGGATCCCTCAACGAGAGCGGTGTTGCTCTCTTGCCTGACGAGCGTG GCACCCAAGTCAAGGAAGACGTCCAGTCTTCTACACGTGCCGCGGCTCACCCCACTTCTGAGAAGCCTGACAAGCAGGACCTCAAGACTGCTGCTGCTCACCCTGTCGAGACGGCTAAGCAAGCACGCCGTGGTTCCACTTCTTCGACTTCATCTTCAGAGGGCGAGCAAGACCCCAACGCCCCTAAGCGCAAGACCACTCTCAAGAACAAGGTCGCCGGGGGCGTGAAGGCTGCCGTAGGCAAGATCAAGAAGGATGAGGAAATGTATGCTGAAGGTCAAGCCCAGCGTGGTCACTAG
- a CDS encoding nicotinate phosphoribosyltransferase — protein sequence MQQAILHHFPKADVTYRFTNRAKEMLFSRECFELAKQSIARLSELQLTVKEAEWLKDNCPYFTEEYISYLRSYRFRPNEQVKMDLHVTSEPGAEVEEGHITMEISGLWVETIPYEVPVMSILSEAYFLTVDRGWTYEGQEELAYQKAKQLIKAGISFSDFGTRRRRSYHGQDLVLQGLIRGNKEFSGQEARGRLSSTSNPHFAIKYGLSPMGTIAHEWIMGIAAIHGYENANGLAMDLWEATYPTSKSNALHIALTDTFSTDAFNLNFTTDRARAERWRGLRQDSGDPFEFIVKARSAYEEMGIDYRKKVIVFSDGLDVELSIKIQKAIEEAGFIGAYGIGTFLTNDYKRMDNGQRSKPLNMVIKIASVEGQPCVKISDDITKNTGDPEVVAQIKKRFGIAT from the exons ATGCAACAAGCTATTCTTCATCACTTCCCAAAAGCCGACGTCACTTACAGATTTACCAACAGAGCCAAAGAAATGCTCTTTTCTCGCGAATGTTTCGAGTTGGCAAAGCAATCCATTGCTC GTCTGTCCGAGCTACAGCTTACGGTTAAAGAGGCTGAATGGTTAAAGGACAATTGCCCATACTTCACGGAAGAATATATCAGCTACCTTCGTTCATACCGCTTCCGACCAAATGAGCAAGTAAAGATGGACCTTCATGTTACGAGTGAGCCAGGTGCGGAAGTAGAGGAGGGTCACATTACTATGGAGATTAGCGGGCTTTGGGTGGAAACGATACCTTACGAAGTCCCGGTTATGTCAATCCTGAGTGAGGCGTACTTCTTGACTGTCGACAGAGGTTGGACATACGAGGGACAAGAAG AGCTTGCTTATCAGAAAGCAAAGCAGCTCATTAAGGCTGGCATCAGCTTCAGCGATTTCGGTACCAGGAGACGGCGTTCGTATCATGGTCAAGATCTTGTACTTCAGGGCCTCATTCGAGGCAACAAAGAATTTAGTGGACAGGAAGCTCGTGGGAGACTCTCGAGTACAAGCAAT CCGCATTTTGCTATTAAATACGGTTTATCGCCTATGGGGACAATAGCACA CGAGTGGATAATGGGT ATTGCCGCAATTCATGGATATGAAAACGCGAATGGTTTGGCGATGGACCTATGGGAGGCAACATATCCTACGAGCAAGTCCAACGCGCTTCACATTGCTCTCACCGATACGTTCTCGACAGACGCATTCAATCTG AATTTTACTACTGATAGAGCACGGGCGGAGCGTTGGAGGGGATTACGACAAGATAGTGGTGATCCCTTCGAGTTTATTGTCAAGGCCCGGAGCGCTTATGAAGAAATGGGCATTGATTATCGAAAGAAGGTCATCGTATTCTCAGATGGCTTGGATGTGGAGCTTTCCATCAAAATTCAGAAAGCAATTGAGGAGGCTGGGTTCATTG GTGCATATGGGATTGGAACATTTCTCACTAATGATTATAAGCGAATGGACAACGGACAGAGGAGTAAACCATTAAACATGGTTATCAAGATTGCTTCGGTTGAAGGGCAGCCTTGTGTGAAGATTAGTGACGATATCACAAAG AACACTGGCGATCCAGAAGTTGTGGCCCAAATAAAGAAGAGGTTTGGAATTGCGACATAA
- a CDS encoding Zinc finger, C3HC4 type (RING finger) protein: protein MGGALELGVAYDLPLIFMAGIIVRVLGVDNQKRHFTFGGSAKDSDCVISTVGKSHVTQAMNGTDLFTSPPKQPPKVQVGHPPLPPLKDVPEERILEIYGPPTSFQEDQLRDALEALCDRLNGRDAGYFFDSSGVRTFIVLENPAAVDEAIANRDKLIIDPIQASAQDALSSMVFSRATESFELREFMNFASSGAGLGTTLSPLHSPRPFGGGMHAPLTFSALPPPALPINYSGSRIGSPSISALGLVNPRTPSPPRKSKTALELGLETLAQQWGSPSPEATRVFRSIGSPRNTPLGARLFSPLHNYNASDDELTRGRGRSRHISNDIHSDPTLPAAKKVKRHASSDVSRVMAADVLNDLLERMRCELCSELMVDPHALTNTHCGHSFCCLCIIRHIIDSLPEGLPNPAFAPQLIRCPSCDIDGSPPGSPSPSPSPGSRRGLISRQTTLASIVSSVYETLIHEEVEGWVPPDEFKRRSYDNRVEENAGALVDWNACWLNSGDFSQLRDKLARR from the exons ATGGGTGGCGCTTTGGAGCTGGGAGTTGCCTACGATCTTCCGTTGATCTTTATGGCTGGAATAATCGTTCGCGTTCTGGGAGTAGATAATCAAAAACGTCATTTCACCTTCGGAGGCAGCGCAAAAGACTCTGACTGCGTCATAAGTACTGTGGGAAAGTCTCATGTGACTCAGG CCATGAATGGTACCGATCTCTTTACTTCTCCTCCAAAACAACCCCCAAAGGTCCAAGTCGGCCACCCTCCACTCCCTCCACTCAAAGATGTCCCAGAAGAACGGATTTTAGAAATATACGGCCCTCCAACTAG CTTTCAGGAAGACCAGCTCAGAGACGCGTTAGAAGCTCTCTGCGACCGTCTTAACGG GCGCGACGCTGGATATTTTTTTGATAGTTCCGGAGTCCGCACGTTCATAGTGCTTGAAAATCCAGCGGCCGTAGACGAAGCTATTGCCAATCGAGACAAACTCATCATAGATCCTATCCAGGCCAGTGCACAAGATGCTCTGTCATCCATGGTGTTTTCCCGGGCGACCGAGTCCTTCGAGCTCAGGGAGTTTATGAACTTTGCAAGCTCTGGGGCAGGCTTAGGAACGACACTCTCACCGTTGCATAGTCCTCGCCCTTTCGGTGGAGGAATGCACGCTCCTCTGACTTTTAGTGCGCTGCCTCCCCCAGCCTTGCCTATCAACTATTCAGGCTCCCGAATTGGATCTCCCAGTATTTCAGCGCTTGGCTTGGTCAATCCACGCACACCCAGCCCTCCAAGGAAAAGCAAAACTGCACTGGAACTTGGACTCGAAACATTGGCTCAGCAATGGGGCTCACCATCCCCTGAAGCTACACGCGTCTTCCGAAGTATTGGAAGCCCTCGAAATACGCCGCTTGGTGCACGATTGTTTTCCCCACTCCATAATTACAATGCCAGCGATGACGAACTTACCCGTGGTCGCGGGCGAAGTCGTCATATCAGCAACGATATACATTCTGATCCAACGCTTCCAGCAGCGAAAAAGGTCAAGCGACATGCTTCGTCGGACGTATCCCGGGTAATGGCTGCAGACGTATTAAACGATCTCCTAGAGAGAATGCGGTGTGAACT CTGTTCAGAACTCAT GGTTGACCCACACGCTCTCACAAACACCCACTGCGGCCATTCGTTCTGTTGCTTATGCATTATCCGGCACATAATCGACTCGCTTCCTGAAGGCTTGCCAAATCCAGCTTTTGCACCACAGCTGATTCGTTGCCCAAGCTGCGATATTGATGGCTCACCACCAGGGTCTCCATCTCCATCTCCATCTCCAGGAAGTCGAAGGGGGTTAATATCTCGTCAAACAACGCTTGCGTCGATtgtttcctctgtttatgagaCATTGATACATGAAGAAGTTGAAGGATGGGTACCACCTGATGAATTTAAGCGAAGATCATATGACAACCGCGTAGA AGAAAATGCGGGGGCTCTTGTGGATTGGAACGCGTGTTGGCTAAACAGTGGCGACTTTTCGCAATTGAGAGACAAACTCGCGCGGCGATAA